A genomic segment from Glycine soja cultivar W05 chromosome 18, ASM419377v2, whole genome shotgun sequence encodes:
- the LOC114396603 gene encoding 60S ribosomal protein L18a-2 isoform X1, producing MDDNVFFFGMLNQFHQYQVVGRALPTETDVHPKIYRMKLWATNEVRAKSKFWYFLRKLKKVKKSNGQMLAINEIFEKNPTKIKNYGIWLRYQSRTGYHNMYKEYRDTTLNGAVEHMYNEMASRHRVRSPCIQIIKTATIPAKLCKRESTKQFHNSKIKFPLVFKKVRPPTRKLKTTYKATKPNLFM from the exons ATGgatgataatgtttttttttttggtatgttGAATCAGTTTCACCAGTACCAGGTTGTTGGGAGGGCTCTTCCCACTGAAACTGATGTGCATCCTAAGATCTACAGGATGAAGCTGTGGGCCACCAATGAGGTCCGTGCCAAATCCAAGTTCTG GTATTTCTTGAGAAAGCTAAAGAAGGTCAAGAAAAGCAATGGCCAAATGCTAGCCATCAATGAG atttttgagaaaaatcctaCCAAGATCAAGAATTATGGAATTTGGCTGCGATATCAGAGCCGAACTGGTTATCACAACATGTACAAGGAATATCGCGATACTACTCTAAACGGCGCTGTTGAACACATGTACAACGAAATGGCATCTCGTCATAGAGTCAGGTCTCCATGCATCCAGATCATCAAAACTGCCACCATCCCAGCTAAACTTTGCAAAAGGGAGAGCACCAAGCAGTTCCACAACTCCAAGATCAAGTTCCCTTTGGTGTTCAAGAAGGTTAGGCCCCCAACTAGGAAGCTCAAAACAACATACAAGGCAACCAAGCCCAACCTGTTTATGTAA
- the LOC114396603 gene encoding 60S ribosomal protein L18a-2 isoform X2, translating into MVTFRFHQYQVVGRALPTETDVHPKIYRMKLWATNEVRAKSKFWYFLRKLKKVKKSNGQMLAINEIFEKNPTKIKNYGIWLRYQSRTGYHNMYKEYRDTTLNGAVEHMYNEMASRHRVRSPCIQIIKTATIPAKLCKRESTKQFHNSKIKFPLVFKKVRPPTRKLKTTYKATKPNLFM; encoded by the exons ATGGTCACCTTCAGG TTTCACCAGTACCAGGTTGTTGGGAGGGCTCTTCCCACTGAAACTGATGTGCATCCTAAGATCTACAGGATGAAGCTGTGGGCCACCAATGAGGTCCGTGCCAAATCCAAGTTCTG GTATTTCTTGAGAAAGCTAAAGAAGGTCAAGAAAAGCAATGGCCAAATGCTAGCCATCAATGAG atttttgagaaaaatcctaCCAAGATCAAGAATTATGGAATTTGGCTGCGATATCAGAGCCGAACTGGTTATCACAACATGTACAAGGAATATCGCGATACTACTCTAAACGGCGCTGTTGAACACATGTACAACGAAATGGCATCTCGTCATAGAGTCAGGTCTCCATGCATCCAGATCATCAAAACTGCCACCATCCCAGCTAAACTTTGCAAAAGGGAGAGCACCAAGCAGTTCCACAACTCCAAGATCAAGTTCCCTTTGGTGTTCAAGAAGGTTAGGCCCCCAACTAGGAAGCTCAAAACAACATACAAGGCAACCAAGCCCAACCTGTTTATGTAA